The Pecten maximus chromosome 17, xPecMax1.1, whole genome shotgun sequence DNA segment TTAACACACAACTTCAATCAACCAATGTTCAGCTGAAAACTATATTACCAGTTACTACAGATGATATTGAAACAGTTGACACAAAGGTTGGAGCTGTACCTAAAGGATCAATTCTGTCatatcaacaaaaaatatctcaaGACAGCACAAGTATCATAAATCATACAGATTATCAAACATATCCAGACTATGAAATGCCAGATAATACTAGTAATTTTGAGGTAGTTTTACAAATGGGTGAGCAAAATGTTTACGATGGATTAAAAGTAACATTATCGGAGAGTATTGATGTAGAAAGAAACACTTTAGAACAATCAAAAAACCCTTCCTGGAAAAATGCGCGCAAAAACCGATTAACGTCATCAGTTTTTAAACGTGTCTGCTCGAGAAAAAAAGAATACAACACCCTTGCTGATAActtgatcaaaggaaataaagtgCAAACAGCTGCTATGAAATTCGGCATTGAACATGAGCAGGAAGCTGCTGATTTCTATGGTACAATTACAGGAAACAATGTGTACCATGCTGGATTATTGATAAATCCTTCCTGTTGGCATTTGGGCACATCACCAGACAGGAAAGTTATTGATCCATCTGTGTTACCCATGCATGGACTTTTAGAAATTAAATGCCCAAATGCAGATTCGATAACAGATCTTAAGTACTTATGTTTGGTAGACAATTCTGGTACATACAAACTGAAGACCACACATGACTACTTTTATCAAATTATGGGCCAAATGGGCCTCACAGGTGTGCAGTGGTGTGATTTATTTATAATGTGTAGAAATGACTACCATTTAGAGAGGATTAACTTCAATCCAGAAAAGTGGCATGAAATGAAGCAGACATTAGACATGTTCTATTTCAACTACTATTTGCCAAAGTGTGTCAAACACTGAAAATGTCATCAGGAAaagggttacatgtatatatatattactaaagtACATGGGTTTATACATGCACAACCAAAAGGTGTATGAATATCAATTCTACTGTAGAAATTGTTTACAGGAAAACAAGTACAAGGTACCATGTAACTGAATGGGTGTAACTTTGAACAATCTTCtacattacatttatttacagaCAAACAAGTTGGAAAAACTATTCAAACTTGTGTAATTATGGAATAAAGAGATAGTCTACTGATCATAACaataattctataaaaaaaGATGTTAGTATAGAATACCTACAGTTTAAGTAATATGTCTAGTTCTTCTTTCTGAGCAGTAACCTGATGCAGGCCTACATCCATGATACTTAAAATTTCTTTCGGGTCACCTTTGTCAAACGACATATCTAGTATAGCCTTAGGGGTACTGTAGCCTAGCAGATGATCTTTAATGTTAAAAGTAGTACTTTGTGTATGAACTATGAAGTCATCAAAACATGTCTTTTATTTTTCAGTCTATAACTTGATGGACTTCAATTAACAAACCAAtgaaaaaacatgtttcaaacaaaattgaattattttcagCTAAAGTGCTATTGACTTTATGCAGAATATATTGCAAACTACTAATTACACTTGTGTGTATAGATATATGATAGTTACATATTCCAACTTTGTAAAGCTAAAATAACTTTCCTTGAAAATTTGTAAGTAAGCAACAAATGGTCCAAATCTGATTCACAGTGCCAGCAATGGACAAAGGTACAACTTGATCAAAAATATGGTATTCTTTACATCTTCTTATTGCTCTCTCAACATGTATTCTTAATCTTGCTATTTGTTGTGTTTTACTGACTTCTTCTTTACTAAATTTACCTTTACTTCCTAGAAATGGAGGGATAACTAGTTTTGCACTAATTGGATCTAATAAATCCTGTATTAAAAAACCTTTGTCTGCCATAACTTCATCGCCTGCCTCTATCAAATCTAGAATTCCACTACGTTGAGTGATGTCTTTATCAGATATGTTGCCAGTGTATAATCTACTAACAAAACAAACAGCTCCATTTGGAGTAATACCAATAAGTCCTTTGAAGGTAGTATGCGACTTGTAATTTGAATATGTTTGTGAATTTAAAACTTTAGCACTGGGAGTTTGAACACGAATTTCTGTACAATCCAAAATTACTTTTGTATCAGGAAAAGTACTCTTAAAACAGTCTGGCAAATTTTTTCTAACCATATCTCTTGTCGGCCAGATAGGTATACAACCTAAAATACAATACAAGTAATTACTCCAAGTTATAATAATACGACTAACAGTGCTCTGAGACACACAAAAACGTTGTGCTAGATCTTCCTCAAAAAAGCCTTGTCTAATTCgacataaaaacatgaaaaattgATCTACAAATGACAAAGATTCAATTCTAAATGGATTACTACTGATGTTACTATTCCTTTGAATTTGAGTCCATCTGATCATGTTGGAGGCTGTTGGCTCAATCACTTTATATATTGAACAaaagatttcatatgtaggaaAGCCTGtataaaaattaattagatCAGGATTTGTAGAGAACTTTTCTACGCCAAACTTTTCCACCTTTCTCTCCAGCTCCAGAATCCTCTTTTGAAGTGCACCAATATGATTCTTCATTTcctgaaataatgtaaaatcaAGAAATCAGTAGCAGTTCcttaattactttttttttattacaagcATCAATGAAAAAATCAGTTGTTGGTATCAtagtaagtttatataacagCAATTTTTGATAAATTACCATCTGACAGGTAAATGTGAATTACCATCAGGTATTATATGTGAAATTTATCATCAGGTAATTGTTAATTAACATCAGGTAAATGTGAAAAACATCAAGTTTTATCTGGTGTCCTGATATTGTAAACCCGTAACAAATCATTTTACCTCAATATCTTCTTCTGGGGATGGCTTTTCAGTGCAGTAGTCATGCTCAAGATAAGGTGCTGGATTTGTTACTGTGGATGTCATTGTGGTAATCATTCTCTTGGGCATATTTTCATCACTACAAAGGAAAACATATAACtgctgtgttgttgttttttttattctatctTATTTTTATAAACATGCAAAGAAAATGCAaatctaattgaattgaacaaaTAAAGCAAAAGATAAGTCAGCATATATATAAGGCATCTATTTTGCCAACTATTAgtatttttataaaaaacaattaaaccTCATTATCTTTAACTTCCTAAAATTGAAGACATATATTTTGTCAGTTCTATCACAAATTCACACCGGACATTTTAGCTCATTTAACCTTGAATACTCTGATTTTTTCAACAGCATCGCCAGCTTCAAACCAGGGATATTCCTACAATTTTCCAACTGGGTCCATTGAATTGGGaatttctatgtgacaaaatgtgacattgggaAATACAAACAGTagtgaaattcatacaaatgtcagggtttttttaatgaatattgcctttatattattttttaaattcaatttttttataaatgtgtatgttactggtttttgtttttcaaaattgccTTAATATagttttttgtatataaaacatacttaatCATTCAACAGTGACTTCAAGTTCAAAATTGGGAATTAAAAAATGTCAGTGgcaaattttgaattttcaaaagatttttttaggGGAATGAGTCCTTTTAACGGACCCTGtttctattgtaggaaaatccctgcaAACTAATTAAGTTTGACTATATAGTTACCATATGATTGACACAATTTTCAATTCAACCACATTGAAAACTAGAGTAATTATAGATAagaaacagaaacaaaacacTAGTTTTGAAGTATTTGCAGCTGAAATTACATAGATGTAGCACAAATATCATGGACAATACTTGTCAATATGCATATGTCAACTTTTGACTTATTCATCACTTCTGTATACATTCATGAATTGCAATAGTAGAGTTCAAACCTGTTGATAGGCGCTAGTCTTTTTCGAGGTGATTTTCTTGGCACTGTGTCATGTGACCAATCAAATGTACAAGGTATTGtccctttttttaatttccgCAACCctgaaaacaaataaattctATTA contains these protein-coding regions:
- the LOC117315124 gene encoding THAP domain-containing protein 2-like → MDATEKKLKTNFHCCVPKCNGDSRRHDGLSFHRLPQDKELRKQWIIKIRRDEGLNFKVTDSTVVCSRHFNQGDIVKSLTGLRKLKKGTIPCTFDWSHDTVPRKSPRKRLAPINSDENMPKRMITTMTSTVTNPAPYLEHDYCTEKPSPEEDIEEMKNHIGALQKRILELERKVEKFGINFSCFYVELDKAFLRKI